The following are from one region of the Lentimicrobiaceae bacterium genome:
- a CDS encoding aromatic amino acid lyase: MTLIIKGSGLSIQHVVDVARFGKKIDIHPEAMQRMQACRAMLEKKISAGEIMYGVNTGIGEFSEVVLNDDQVKDFQKYLIYNHAAGIGDPMPVEHVRGAMLGRINVHAHGNSGVRPEITMTLVDMLNKGVTPYVCQKGSVGASGDLAPMSQIALLLMGEGKAYYKGRLLEGKEAMQKAGIPIPGLQARDGLATINGSNVLTAMSAIFLYDANNWLKQAEIAAAMSLEALKANMKPYNTLLHEVRGFKGAVRSANAIRRLVEGGDLAENRIKCKVQDAYSMRSTPQVIGAAHDALAWAKSQVEIELNGVGDNPIFFPELDIQLSGANFQGTPVAVPMDMAGYVITMVSVMSERRMNRLNNPALSVGLPAFLTKGAGMFSGLMLSQYTADMQIVEQRILSAPACIQSIPAAADQEDFVSMGMNTALKNNQILDNAYGILGIEFMAAAQALDFREYKFGHGVTKAKEVIRKHIEFLETDRPLYADHNKMKELVKSCEILNEVEAITGKLD; encoded by the coding sequence ATGACACTCATTATCAAAGGCAGTGGATTAAGCATTCAGCATGTAGTTGATGTAGCCCGTTTCGGAAAAAAGATTGACATTCATCCTGAAGCTATGCAAAGGATGCAGGCCTGCCGGGCAATGCTTGAAAAGAAAATCAGTGCCGGCGAAATTATGTATGGTGTTAATACCGGAATAGGTGAATTCTCTGAAGTGGTACTCAATGATGATCAGGTCAAAGACTTTCAGAAATACCTGATTTATAACCACGCCGCTGGCATTGGCGACCCCATGCCTGTTGAGCATGTAAGAGGAGCCATGCTTGGACGTATAAATGTACATGCACACGGCAATTCAGGCGTACGGCCCGAAATAACAATGACACTTGTTGACATGCTGAACAAAGGGGTTACACCTTATGTTTGCCAGAAAGGATCGGTAGGCGCCAGTGGCGATCTGGCACCCATGTCACAGATAGCACTCCTGTTGATGGGTGAAGGCAAGGCCTATTATAAAGGCCGGCTTCTTGAAGGCAAAGAGGCCATGCAAAAAGCCGGAATACCAATACCCGGACTTCAGGCTCGTGACGGATTAGCCACCATTAACGGGTCAAATGTACTCACAGCCATGAGTGCCATCTTTCTCTACGATGCCAACAACTGGCTGAAACAGGCCGAAATTGCGGCAGCCATGTCGCTTGAAGCATTGAAAGCCAATATGAAGCCATATAACACTTTGCTGCATGAAGTTCGCGGATTTAAGGGTGCGGTGCGCAGTGCCAATGCCATCAGGCGGTTGGTTGAAGGTGGCGATTTGGCCGAAAACAGAATTAAATGCAAAGTTCAGGACGCCTATTCCATGCGCTCAACACCACAGGTAATAGGCGCGGCACACGATGCATTGGCCTGGGCCAAATCACAGGTGGAAATCGAATTGAACGGCGTAGGCGATAATCCAATCTTTTTCCCCGAGCTTGACATCCAGCTTTCAGGCGCAAACTTTCAGGGTACACCGGTTGCGGTTCCTATGGATATGGCAGGCTATGTAATTACGATGGTTAGTGTAATGTCAGAACGAAGAATGAACCGGCTCAATAATCCTGCGCTGAGTGTCGGACTGCCCGCCTTTCTCACCAAAGGAGCCGGAATGTTTTCAGGCCTTATGCTGAGTCAGTATACCGCCGATATGCAGATTGTTGAACAGCGTATACTCAGCGCACCGGCCTGTATTCAGTCAATTCCGGCAGCTGCCGATCAGGAGGACTTCGTATCAATGGGAATGAATACAGCTCTTAAAAACAACCAGATACTCGACAATGCTTATGGAATTCTCGGAATAGAATTTATGGCAGCTGCACAGGCACTGGATTTCAGAGAATACAAATTTGGACATGGTGTTACCAAAGCCAAAGAGGTCATCAGAAAACACATTGAGTTTCTCGAAACAGACAGGCCTCTATATGCCGACCACAATAAGATGAAGGAATTGGTTAAATCATGTGAGATTTTAAACGAAGTTGAAGCAATAACAGGAAAACTTGATTAA
- the hutH gene encoding histidine ammonia-lyase: MNTFAISSAPLSFETIEQILVSNTKLSLSEESKAKIAHCREYLDNKVKNHSDPIYGITTGFGSLCNIQISNKDLSTLQENLVMSHACGTGPEIHQEIVKLMLLLKIHALSSGNSGVQVKTVERLIDLFNNNALPVVYEQGSLGASGDLAPLAHLSLPLIGKGEIHYEGKVYPAKKIMKQFGWDPIELQSKEGLALLNGTQFMSAHGVYILLRAGKLAKLADITGAISLEAYNGRIDPFMEQLHTIRPHAGQIETARNMRHLLKGSKLIESEGKKVQDPYSFRCIPQVHGAVKDTIRYAASVILTEINAVTDNPTIFPDEDLVLSGGNFHGEPLAFALDFLAIALAELGNISERRVYRLISGQRGLPEFLVAKPGLNSGFMIPQYTAASIVSQNKQLATPCSIDSITSSNEQEDHVSMGANAATKTVRVLDNLEKLLAIELFAGAQALDFREIAQTSPFLNAFISEYRGAVSFVNDDKVIYTEINKTIEFIRQIKFDFPE, from the coding sequence ATGAATACTTTTGCTATCAGCTCAGCTCCTCTGAGCTTCGAAACTATTGAACAAATTCTTGTCAGCAACACAAAACTAAGCCTTTCAGAAGAGTCAAAGGCAAAAATCGCCCATTGCCGCGAATACCTTGACAATAAAGTAAAGAACCACAGCGATCCTATTTACGGTATTACCACCGGCTTTGGTTCCCTGTGCAATATTCAGATATCCAACAAAGATTTAAGTACTCTTCAGGAAAATCTTGTCATGTCGCACGCTTGCGGAACAGGGCCTGAAATCCATCAGGAAATCGTAAAACTGATGCTGCTGCTGAAAATACACGCCCTTTCATCTGGCAACTCAGGCGTACAGGTAAAAACTGTTGAACGGTTGATTGACTTATTCAACAACAATGCTTTACCTGTCGTTTACGAGCAAGGATCACTGGGAGCCTCAGGCGACCTTGCCCCTCTTGCCCACCTGAGCCTCCCGCTTATCGGCAAAGGTGAAATTCATTATGAAGGCAAAGTGTATCCGGCAAAAAAAATCATGAAACAATTTGGCTGGGACCCTATTGAACTGCAATCAAAAGAAGGCCTGGCACTGCTTAACGGCACGCAGTTTATGAGTGCGCATGGTGTTTATATCCTGCTGCGCGCCGGAAAACTGGCAAAACTTGCCGACATCACCGGGGCCATTTCGCTTGAAGCCTACAACGGACGCATCGATCCGTTTATGGAACAACTGCATACCATCAGGCCACATGCCGGACAAATTGAAACCGCCCGCAACATGCGCCACCTTTTGAAAGGAAGCAAGCTCATTGAAAGCGAAGGCAAAAAGGTACAGGACCCTTACTCATTCAGATGCATTCCGCAGGTTCATGGTGCTGTTAAAGACACGATAAGGTATGCCGCATCAGTTATTCTGACCGAAATAAACGCTGTAACCGATAATCCAACCATTTTCCCGGATGAAGATCTGGTTCTTTCGGGTGGAAATTTCCATGGCGAACCTCTGGCTTTTGCTCTCGATTTCCTGGCTATCGCCCTTGCTGAATTAGGCAACATATCGGAAAGACGCGTTTACAGGCTAATTTCAGGCCAACGCGGACTACCAGAATTTCTGGTTGCCAAACCCGGTCTAAATTCAGGGTTTATGATTCCCCAATACACTGCAGCCAGTATTGTGAGTCAAAACAAACAACTGGCAACACCCTGTTCTATCGACTCAATCACTTCATCAAATGAGCAGGAAGACCATGTGAGTATGGGAGCTAATGCAGCAACCAAAACCGTAAGAGTACTCGACAATCTGGAGAAACTGCTGGCAATTGAGCTTTTTGCCGGCGCCCAGGCTCTTGACTTCAGAGAAATTGCACAAACTTCACCATTTCTCAATGCATTTATTTCAGAATACCGCGGCGCAGTGTCCTTTGTCAATGACGATAAGGTCATTTATACCGAAATCAATAAAACCATCGAATTTATCCGGCAAATAAAATTTGATTTCCCGGAATAG
- a CDS encoding histidine--tRNA ligase, which translates to MASQKPSIPKGTRDFSPVEMNRRNYIFKTIRQIFERFGYQPIETPAMENLSTLLGKYGEEGDKLLFRILNSGDYLSGIPASEITPENSGKLAGKITEKGLRYDLTVPFARYVVQHRNEISFPFKRYQLQPVWRADRPQKGRYREFYQCDADVVGSDALINEAELLLMADQIFESLGIHIVIKLNNRKILSGIAEVIGHADKITDITVAIDKLDKIGPEKVNEELAERGLDQQAISMLQPIINLEGNNAQKLEQISKVLANSAEGTKGIAETTEILNMVKTMKINSPVELDLTLARGLNYYTGAIIEVKAADVAMGSISGGGRYDNLTGIFGLPGISGVGISFGADRIYDVMNELNLFPQETASSTRVLFVNFGGAEESLCLQLASELRRNGINTELYPENAKIKKQFSYADSKQIPFVVIIGESERLKGEYQLKNMKTGEQIMVTPEQIIQHIQA; encoded by the coding sequence ATGGCCAGTCAAAAACCATCCATCCCCAAAGGAACACGCGACTTCTCCCCTGTGGAGATGAACCGCCGCAACTATATATTCAAAACAATTCGCCAGATATTTGAACGTTTTGGCTATCAACCTATTGAAACGCCTGCAATGGAAAATCTCAGCACATTGCTCGGAAAATATGGTGAAGAAGGAGACAAACTTTTATTCAGAATTCTCAACTCAGGAGATTATCTGTCGGGCATACCTGCTTCAGAAATTACACCTGAAAACAGTGGAAAACTGGCAGGCAAAATCACTGAAAAAGGACTTCGCTACGATCTCACCGTGCCTTTTGCCAGGTATGTTGTACAGCACCGGAACGAAATCAGCTTTCCGTTTAAGCGCTACCAGCTTCAGCCGGTTTGGCGTGCCGACCGGCCACAAAAAGGCCGGTACCGTGAATTTTATCAATGCGATGCCGATGTTGTAGGCTCCGACGCTCTCATCAATGAAGCAGAACTGCTTCTGATGGCCGACCAGATTTTTGAAAGCCTGGGCATTCATATTGTAATCAAACTCAACAACCGTAAAATACTGTCGGGTATTGCTGAAGTTATTGGTCATGCCGATAAAATCACCGACATTACTGTGGCCATTGACAAACTCGACAAAATCGGCCCTGAAAAAGTAAATGAAGAACTGGCCGAACGCGGACTTGACCAGCAAGCCATATCCATGCTTCAACCCATTATAAACCTTGAAGGAAATAATGCCCAAAAGCTGGAACAAATAAGTAAAGTACTGGCTAATTCTGCTGAAGGAACAAAGGGAATTGCAGAAACAACAGAAATTCTGAACATGGTTAAAACCATGAAAATTAACAGTCCTGTTGAGCTTGACCTGACCCTGGCCCGCGGGCTCAATTATTATACAGGTGCCATCATTGAAGTTAAAGCTGCCGATGTGGCTATGGGCAGCATCAGCGGCGGTGGTAGATACGATAACCTTACAGGAATTTTCGGACTTCCCGGAATAAGCGGAGTTGGTATTTCATTCGGTGCCGATCGTATATATGATGTTATGAATGAACTGAATCTTTTCCCACAGGAAACAGCCTCATCCACCCGGGTACTTTTTGTAAATTTTGGCGGAGCCGAAGAATCTCTCTGCCTTCAGCTTGCTTCTGAGCTCAGAAGAAATGGCATTAATACTGAACTTTACCCCGAAAACGCAAAAATAAAAAAGCAGTTCTCCTATGCCGATAGTAAGCAAATTCCATTTGTAGTCATTATTGGCGAAAGTGAAAGATTAAAAGGCGAATATCAGCTGAAAAACATGAAAACCGGTGAACAAATCATGGTTACACCGGAACAAATCATCCAACATATACAGGCATAA
- a CDS encoding WbuC family cupin fold metalloprotein, protein MKQINQDLLAQLTSKAKASPRLRMNHNFHYDAEDTLQRMLNAMEPGTYVRPHKHENPDKREVFMALRGRLCIIEFNETGEVLQHTILDATEGNYGVEIAERTFHSIISLQEGSVAYEVKDGPYHPIDDKNFAAWAPAEGEPQAKAYLEQLIKKLNLRVG, encoded by the coding sequence ATGAAACAAATCAACCAGGATTTGCTTGCTCAACTCACCAGCAAGGCCAAGGCATCGCCAAGGCTGCGGATGAATCACAACTTTCACTACGATGCTGAAGACACCCTGCAACGCATGCTGAATGCCATGGAACCCGGCACTTATGTAAGACCTCATAAACATGAAAATCCTGACAAAAGAGAAGTTTTCATGGCGCTTCGGGGCAGACTTTGCATCATAGAATTCAATGAAACCGGAGAAGTTTTACAGCACACCATCCTGGATGCCACTGAAGGAAACTATGGAGTTGAAATAGCAGAACGCACATTCCACAGCATCATTTCACTGCAGGAAGGCTCTGTGGCCTATGAAGTTAAAGACGGCCCATACCATCCCATTGATGATAAAAACTTTGCAGCTTGGGCTCCTGCTGAAGGTGAACCGCAAGCCAAAGCGTATCTCGAACAGCTGATAAAAAAACTGAATCTCAGGGTTGGCTGA
- a CDS encoding DUF3307 domain-containing protein: MQAETCISVTAISLFIRLFIAHMAGDFILQQKSWVKQRATYKWKSGLLYANAAIIAVLSWILSGYPHTWLIPILIFAVHAGIDIIKSYAPDKPVIFAADQLLHLAATAGATWLYLTREGLPAGPEWLFGNLELWIYIAAYTMVTWPMGIIIGMLTRKWSYENETSDGLKDAGRYIGILERLLILTFVLINQFPAVGFLVAAKSVMRFGDIRDSNNRKGAEYILIGTMISFAVAIFTGLLAQWLIKIYAV; this comes from the coding sequence ATGCAGGCAGAAACATGCATAAGTGTGACGGCCATTTCCTTATTTATCAGGCTTTTCATTGCCCATATGGCTGGTGATTTTATTCTGCAGCAAAAGAGTTGGGTTAAACAAAGGGCCACATATAAATGGAAGTCGGGATTGCTTTACGCCAATGCCGCAATAATTGCTGTTCTTTCATGGATATTATCAGGATATCCTCACACCTGGCTAATTCCGATACTGATATTTGCAGTTCATGCCGGAATTGATATCATTAAATCATATGCCCCTGACAAACCTGTAATTTTTGCAGCAGACCAATTATTGCATTTGGCAGCTACAGCGGGTGCAACCTGGCTATACCTTACCCGTGAAGGATTGCCGGCCGGGCCTGAATGGCTTTTCGGAAATCTGGAGCTATGGATTTATATAGCCGCTTATACAATGGTTACATGGCCAATGGGAATCATCATCGGTATGCTTACCCGAAAATGGTCGTATGAAAACGAAACCTCAGATGGATTGAAAGATGCTGGACGCTATATAGGCATACTCGAGCGACTGCTTATCCTCACATTTGTATTGATAAACCAGTTCCCGGCTGTCGGGTTTCTGGTAGCAGCCAAATCGGTAATGCGCTTTGGCGATATCCGCGACAGCAACAACCGCAAAGGTGCAGAATACATCCTGATTGGCACCATGATTAGTTTTGCAGTGGCAATTTTTACCGGATTACTGGCTCAATGGCTGATAAAAATATATGCAGTATGA
- the ettA gene encoding energy-dependent translational throttle protein EttA, producing MSDDKKIIFSMVGVGKVVPVNRQILKDIYLSFYYGAKIGIIGLNGSGKSTLLKIIAGVEKSYTGEVVFSPGYSVGLLEQEPQLDETKTVREVVEEGVAEVVKLLKDYETVNNRFSEPLTDDEMNDLIEEQGRITELLDHHNAWELDTRLERAMDALRCPEPEQSVKNLSGGERRRVALCRLLLQEPDILLLDEPTNHLDAESIEWLEQHLRQYKGTVIAVTHDRYFLDNAAGWILELDRGEGIPWKGNYSSWLEQKSNRLAQEEKTESKRRKTLERELEWVRMAPKARHAKSKARLAAYERMMSEDTRQKEEKLEIFIPNGPRLGNKVIEAQGISKAYGDKLLFENLSFSLPPAGIVGIIGPNGAGKTTLFRMIMGLEKTDAGDFAVGETVKLGYVDQAHTDIDPEKSVWEVISEGNENLQLGGKLFNSRAYVARFNFSGADQGKKAGVLSGGERNRMHLALTLRSEANVLLLDEPTNDIDVNTLRALEEGLENFAGCAVVISHDRWFLDRVATHILAFEGDSQVVFFEGGYTEYEENRKKRTGDTEPHRIRYKKLKE from the coding sequence ATGTCAGACGACAAAAAAATCATTTTTTCAATGGTTGGTGTTGGCAAAGTTGTGCCAGTTAACCGACAAATACTCAAGGATATATACCTGTCATTTTATTATGGAGCCAAAATCGGCATCATAGGTTTAAACGGTTCAGGGAAATCAACATTATTAAAAATTATTGCAGGGGTTGAGAAATCCTACACGGGTGAGGTTGTTTTTTCGCCGGGTTACTCTGTTGGGTTGCTTGAGCAGGAGCCACAGCTTGATGAAACCAAAACAGTCAGGGAAGTTGTTGAAGAAGGGGTAGCAGAAGTAGTAAAACTGTTGAAAGATTATGAAACGGTAAACAACCGGTTTTCAGAGCCCCTGACCGATGATGAAATGAACGACCTGATTGAAGAACAGGGACGTATTACAGAACTGCTCGATCATCACAATGCCTGGGAACTTGACACCCGTTTAGAAAGGGCCATGGATGCCCTGCGTTGTCCCGAGCCTGAGCAATCTGTTAAAAACCTTTCAGGAGGTGAACGCCGCCGGGTGGCCCTGTGCCGACTCTTGCTGCAAGAACCTGACATTCTGTTGCTTGACGAGCCCACCAACCACCTCGATGCTGAAAGCATTGAATGGCTGGAACAACACCTCAGACAATATAAAGGAACAGTCATCGCTGTTACCCACGACCGATATTTTCTCGACAATGCAGCCGGCTGGATTCTTGAACTTGATCGCGGAGAAGGCATACCCTGGAAAGGCAATTATTCATCATGGCTTGAGCAAAAATCAAACCGCCTGGCACAGGAAGAAAAAACCGAAAGTAAACGCCGCAAAACCCTTGAACGCGAACTTGAATGGGTGCGCATGGCCCCCAAAGCACGTCACGCCAAATCAAAAGCACGTCTTGCCGCTTACGAACGCATGATGAGTGAAGATACAAGGCAAAAAGAAGAAAAACTGGAAATTTTCATCCCCAATGGCCCGCGCCTTGGAAATAAAGTGATTGAAGCCCAAGGGATTTCAAAAGCATATGGCGACAAACTCCTGTTCGAAAACCTGAGCTTTAGTTTACCGCCTGCCGGTATTGTGGGTATTATCGGCCCCAACGGAGCCGGAAAAACCACCCTTTTCAGGATGATCATGGGACTTGAAAAAACCGATGCCGGTGACTTTGCAGTGGGCGAAACTGTTAAACTTGGTTATGTCGATCAGGCTCATACCGATATCGACCCCGAAAAATCTGTATGGGAAGTCATCTCCGAAGGCAATGAAAACCTGCAACTGGGTGGCAAACTTTTCAACTCGCGCGCTTACGTTGCCCGTTTTAATTTTAGCGGTGCCGATCAGGGCAAAAAAGCCGGAGTGCTTTCAGGCGGCGAAAGAAACCGTATGCATCTGGCTCTCACCCTGCGTTCTGAAGCCAATGTGCTATTGCTCGACGAACCTACCAATGATATTGATGTGAATACCTTGAGAGCGCTGGAAGAAGGCCTCGAAAATTTTGCCGGATGTGCAGTGGTTATTTCGCATGATCGCTGGTTCCTCGACCGCGTTGCTACGCATATTCTGGCCTTTGAAGGCGACTCACAGGTTGTATTCTTTGAAGGAGGCTATACAGAGTACGAAGAAAACCGTAAGAAACGAACCGGAGATACCGAACCCCATCGTATCAGATATAAAAAATTAAAGGAATGA
- a CDS encoding tetratricopeptide repeat protein, protein MTKNIYASTAVLILLLVSFSFKLALGIGSASDEKQLTELNKKAVEIATESPQKAISMANQALKLAAELQNKKETGTALKTLGIAHYQLTNYRQALEYYEQSLAIFKQINDYEGIASNQNNIALILERQGDYSGALKRYLESASIFSKNNNEKKLSTILGNIGEFFNTLGRYDKALDYMRQSLEIDEKNKDSLKMARSYNTIGNIYLSMKDFMTAITYYRKAEKINKSFNSQENLSTNYNNLGAAFQGLGKNNEALDYYRISIELSRQFNDQQGIIICLLNIGDINMAEGNLPQAMINLKEAQRLSNSVNDKSLNVSVLTSLANLRIKLNDPDEAITLLNEALPFAEKTGSNILLMDVYEKLSTAWKQKGDYKRSLDFLTKYRTFSDSIYNTENSEKLNRLRVTFESEQTERDNQFLRQQNIFSQLALKRQQTIRNLLIIISIIVIVFASFVFSLYQGKKRKNELLAERNEQISKQKEELNQLYKEQFKLNETKNKFFSIIAHDLKSPFQSILGFSELLSSEYEYLSETQRREAATNILSVSNDTYRLIENLLEWGRTQTGSARAVFRAFNISEMVYETIPIFQSQLRKKNIAITYDLPPLLQAWADIDMTMAVLRNLISNAIKFTPSGGKIHVQALQSDGMVKISVKDTGNGIPPEILENLFTFDPKVQRTGTMGERGTGLGLALCLEFMELNHGIIKVESEIDKGSTFTMLLQPLRKVPLN, encoded by the coding sequence ATGACAAAGAACATATATGCCAGCACGGCCGTGCTTATCCTGCTGCTGGTATCCTTTAGTTTTAAACTTGCCTTAGGGATTGGTAGTGCATCAGACGAGAAGCAGCTTACAGAACTGAATAAAAAAGCTGTTGAAATTGCCACTGAATCGCCTCAGAAAGCCATATCTATGGCCAATCAGGCCTTAAAGCTGGCTGCTGAACTTCAGAATAAAAAAGAAACAGGTACAGCCCTCAAAACACTTGGTATCGCCCATTACCAGCTAACCAACTACAGGCAGGCACTTGAATATTATGAGCAATCCCTTGCCATATTCAAACAAATAAATGATTACGAAGGCATTGCCAGTAATCAAAATAACATTGCACTGATTCTGGAGAGACAGGGAGATTATTCGGGAGCCCTGAAAAGGTATCTTGAGTCAGCTTCCATATTTTCAAAAAACAACAATGAGAAAAAGCTCTCGACTATTCTGGGAAATATAGGAGAATTTTTCAACACATTGGGTCGCTATGATAAAGCGCTGGACTACATGCGGCAATCCCTTGAGATAGATGAAAAGAACAAGGACAGCCTGAAAATGGCCCGTTCCTATAACACCATTGGCAACATCTATCTGAGCATGAAAGATTTTATGACAGCCATCACTTATTACCGGAAGGCAGAAAAAATCAATAAATCTTTCAATAGCCAGGAAAATCTATCCACCAACTACAATAACCTGGGGGCAGCCTTTCAGGGGCTGGGCAAGAATAATGAAGCGCTGGATTATTACAGAATAAGCATCGAATTGAGCAGACAATTTAACGATCAGCAGGGCATAATCATTTGTTTGCTTAACATCGGTGATATCAATATGGCCGAAGGCAATTTGCCGCAGGCTATGATAAACCTCAAAGAAGCTCAACGACTTTCAAACAGCGTCAATGATAAAAGTCTGAACGTATCAGTACTCACAAGTCTGGCAAATCTCAGAATCAAACTTAACGATCCTGATGAAGCCATCACATTATTGAATGAAGCACTGCCATTTGCTGAAAAAACCGGTTCAAACATTCTGCTGATGGATGTTTACGAAAAACTGTCAACAGCCTGGAAACAGAAAGGGGATTATAAAAGATCGCTCGATTTTCTTACAAAATACCGGACCTTTTCCGACAGTATTTACAATACAGAAAACAGCGAAAAGCTGAACCGCCTGAGGGTAACTTTTGAGTCAGAGCAAACCGAGCGCGACAATCAGTTTTTGCGACAACAGAATATATTTAGCCAGCTTGCGCTAAAAAGGCAGCAAACTATCCGAAACCTGCTGATAATCATTTCTATCATCGTGATTGTATTTGCCTCATTTGTTTTCTCTTTGTATCAGGGCAAAAAGCGTAAAAATGAGCTGCTTGCAGAACGCAACGAACAAATATCGAAGCAAAAAGAAGAGCTCAATCAACTGTATAAGGAACAGTTCAAACTGAATGAGACCAAAAACAAATTCTTCAGCATTATAGCGCACGACCTCAAATCGCCATTCCAGTCAATTCTTGGGTTCTCAGAGTTGCTCAGTTCAGAATACGAGTATTTATCTGAAACACAACGCCGCGAAGCAGCCACAAATATCCTGAGTGTTTCCAATGACACCTATCGTTTGATAGAAAATCTATTAGAGTGGGGTCGTACACAAACAGGTTCAGCCAGGGCCGTATTCAGAGCATTTAACATCAGTGAAATGGTTTATGAAACCATTCCCATATTCCAGTCACAGTTACGCAAGAAAAACATAGCAATTACATACGACTTGCCACCATTGCTGCAGGCATGGGCCGACATAGACATGACAATGGCCGTATTGCGCAATCTGATTTCCAATGCCATTAAATTTACCCCTTCAGGTGGCAAAATACACGTGCAGGCGCTTCAGAGCGACGGGATGGTAAAAATTTCGGTAAAAGACACCGGAAATGGAATTCCTCCTGAAATACTTGAGAACCTGTTTACTTTTGATCCTAAAGTACAACGTACAGGCACAATGGGCGAGCGGGGCACCGGGCTTGGACTGGCATTGTGCCTCGAATTTATGGAGCTCAACCATGGCATCATCAAGGTTGAAAGTGAAATTGACAAGGGAAGCACTTTTACTATGTTGCTTCAGCCGCTTAGAAAAGTGCCGCTCAATTAG
- a CDS encoding glycosyltransferase, whose product MSGFVQRTKNPAWFCHMKLLVILPRFPYPIEKGDKLRAYHQLRILSRSFDIILVAISHERVPAASIEKIKPFCSKIVIVRPLLTDIFINLIRAFLNKWPLQAGYYYSRKAQRKINRILAEDKPDHIYCQLLRTAAYALDSNLPKTLDYQDVFSKGIERRIPTAGFFMKPVLKFEYKKLLQYEEKLFDLFNNKTIISIPDRNCIPHNGREQIVIVPNGVDQGFFRPGKSKITHDLIFTGNMGYPPNIDCAEYLVKKVLPVIHRTHPHVKLMLAGASPHARVKALASEHVTVTGWVDDIRTCYESARIFLAPMQIGTGLQNKLLEAMSMRLPSITSTLCNLALGAKENSEILIGDTPEAVAKHAVLLLEDTTVRTSLADSGFYFVNRNYSWEGATEKLSALFLNNSKN is encoded by the coding sequence TTGTCAGGGTTTGTACAACGGACCAAAAATCCGGCCTGGTTCTGCCATATGAAGCTATTGGTTATTCTTCCCCGGTTTCCTTACCCCATTGAAAAGGGCGATAAACTGCGGGCTTATCATCAGTTACGCATTCTTTCGCGCAGTTTTGACATTATACTGGTTGCCATCAGCCACGAAAGAGTTCCGGCGGCAAGTATTGAAAAAATCAAGCCCTTCTGCAGCAAAATAGTTATAGTGCGCCCTTTGCTTACAGATATTTTTATCAACCTGATAAGAGCCTTCCTGAACAAATGGCCTTTGCAGGCAGGTTATTACTACAGCCGGAAAGCACAACGCAAAATCAACCGGATACTTGCCGAAGACAAACCCGACCATATTTATTGCCAATTACTGAGAACTGCTGCCTATGCGCTCGACAGCAATCTTCCGAAAACACTCGACTATCAGGATGTATTTTCGAAAGGCATTGAAAGAAGAATTCCAACAGCAGGTTTTTTCATGAAACCTGTACTGAAATTTGAATATAAAAAGCTGCTGCAGTACGAGGAGAAACTGTTTGACCTGTTCAATAACAAAACCATTATCTCCATTCCCGACAGAAACTGCATTCCGCATAACGGACGCGAACAGATTGTAATAGTACCCAATGGGGTAGATCAGGGTTTTTTCAGACCAGGCAAGAGTAAAATAACCCATGATTTGATTTTTACAGGAAATATGGGCTATCCGCCCAATATTGACTGCGCCGAGTATCTGGTTAAAAAAGTACTCCCGGTTATACACCGCACCCATCCCCATGTAAAACTGATGCTGGCAGGAGCCTCGCCCCACGCCAGGGTTAAAGCGCTTGCTTCGGAACATGTAACTGTTACCGGATGGGTAGACGATATCAGAACCTGCTACGAAAGTGCCCGTATCTTTCTGGCCCCCATGCAAATAGGTACTGGACTGCAAAACAAACTACTTGAGGCAATGTCGATGCGGTTGCCCAGTATCACCTCCACCCTGTGCAACCTGGCTCTTGGTGCAAAGGAAAACAGTGAAATATTGATTGGCGACACTCCTGAAGCAGTAGCTAAACATGCGGTTTTACTGCTCGAAGACACTACTGTCAGAACCAGCCTGGCCGACAGTGGTTTTTATTTTGTCAACAGAAACTACAGCTGGGAAGGCGCCACTGAAAAATTATCAGCCCTTTTTCTGAACAACAGCAAAAACTAA